One Oncorhynchus clarkii lewisi isolate Uvic-CL-2024 chromosome 32, UVic_Ocla_1.0, whole genome shotgun sequence DNA window includes the following coding sequences:
- the LOC139392188 gene encoding uncharacterized protein, protein MMKIFPQPFESYTRKLPKRTPFSCVLDMVVSMFGPDNELEIWRKLRDIANVMSGKHRFTSSTICISESGGRYYGASMSCTGKKEGQIMIAVSCLCTWHYSVSNAVMTYKPDKNKRKNFDGTMKLQECVKCQASNVKSGEEMPPCRSCGNLFGLEKPSNQMWPYGNCAEAESLSKLLYGEEEIVKKVVPSVDCKMREQVVKEVKAHLEEKLQESEFQWDSSYYIPQ, encoded by the exons ATGATGAAGATATTCCCACAACCGTTTGAGAGTTACACAAGGAAACTACCAAAACGGACTCCGTTCTCCTGTGTGCTGGATATG GTGGTCTCCATGTTTGGACCAGACAATGAGTTGGAAATATGGCGGAAACTACGGGATATCGCCAATGTCATGTCAGGGAAACACCGGTTCACCTCCTCTACCATCTGCATCTCTGAAAGTGGAGGGAGGTACTATGGAGCGTCCATGTCCTGCACGGGGAAGAAAGAGGGACAGATTATGATCgctgtgtcctgtctgtgtacCTGGCACTACAGTGTATCCAACGCCGTGATGACATACAAGCCAGATAAGAACAAGAGAAAGAACTTTGATGGCACCATGAAACTACAAGAGTGTGTAAAGTGCCAGGCTTCCAATGTGAAGAGTGGGGAGGAGATGCCTCCTTGCAGGTCCTGTGGTAATCTTTTTGGTCTGGAGAAACCAAGCAATCAGATGTGGCCCTATGGGAACTGCGCAGAGGCAGAGAGCTTGAGCAAACTGCTCTATGGAGAGGAAGAGATTGTTAAGAAAGTAGTACCATCAGTTGATTGCAAAATGCGAGAGCAAGTGGTGAAGGAGGTAAAGGCTCACCTGGAAGAGAAGCTCCAAGAGTCAGAATTTCAATGGGATTCTTCCTATTACATTCCACAGTAG